The Vanacampus margaritifer isolate UIUO_Vmar chromosome 16, RoL_Vmar_1.0, whole genome shotgun sequence genome includes the window aatgtcatgtttagactaatgaagtcacatataacatattattgtcaagaaagctcattcactcccagtcattttcactgaagcaactccctttgctcccggctgttttactggatttagacagattttgcaaggcccacagaatattgtgttctgttgctataaaaacatggaacctaccaaaagaaagattagggtctcttctttcatcaggaaaaaaaagtacatttgtatttatttattattacgttttacagcaattagcattagaatatagctaagtttcatcattattcacaaacctgttaaaatcACTGACAAAaagctgctgccacctgctggccgttttgttgtaataactaccaatgctttgagcgacctcttcaggtcagaagctgcatcaaagccttctgtatgctctaacataaaaacatttttttaaacaacaacaacgtataaacATGTTTTGGGAGGGAAGGACAGAGTAAACGAATTAATACGTTTTTaaggtttgaatgagttacagttgacttcccctttaaatttcTTCTGTCTTGCATTACAGATGATCATCCCACACAACTTTGAGCAAGCAATGTCAGCCCGAGACGCCTTAGCCAAAGCACTCTATGGTCGGAGCTTCACTTGGTTGGTGGAGAAGATCAACCAGTCTCTTGCTCTGAAGGtgccgccatttttttttttaactcattcactgccattgacggttatagacgtcaaatattcatttgaactatttctattagtttaacattttttttccatttttgttaacaagagtatgaaaacctataattttttattttacatttagaacagatataaaagttgtgattaatcgggagttaactcgtgaagtcatccaattaattacgtttaaaacatttaatcgcatgacgctcctaatttttaataatcttttcttttctttaatcgcgtcaggcgattacaatttttaaatgtaattaatcgcatgacttcaatagttaacgcacgattaatcataaatgttatatctgttctaaatgtacaataaaaaattctaggttttcattattttgttaacaaaagtggatttttttttttttaactaatagaaatagttcaaatgaatttttgacgtcaatagccgtcaatggcagtgaatgagttaatacctaGACAAAGCCAACTCTGGCAATGTCATCATGTGTCAATTGTCTTCTGTATTGTTATACAGGATGACATGGACCACAGCAATAAAGCCTTCCCAGTGATCGGGCTTTTGGACATCTATGGCTTTGAGGTCCTACAGCGCAACAGGTCTGACTAGTATTTGTTTGACTTAAATCTTCCCCCTAAATATGTTACTACAattgtttctttattttcctGTAGTTTTGAGCAGTTCTGCATCAACTACTGCAGTGAGAAGCTCCAGCAGCTCTTTATTGAGCTCACCCTCAGATCCGAGCAAGAGGAGTACACAACAGAGGGGATAGCAGTGAGTGCGTTATAAATCTCCGAATGCATACATTCCACCCATTTCCGCTCTATAACACATTACGCCGCCCAACTTCAGTGGGAGATGGTGCAGTACTTTGACAACAAAATCATCTGTGACCTGATAGAGGAGAAGCACAAGGGCATCATCGCCATTCTGGTGTGTATATGAGGTTCCTTGTGGAAATATCTGCCTGTCTGCTCTTGTTGTTATCAGTTGAGTAGCGTTCCTGTCTTTCAGGACGAGGAGTGTCTGAGACCCGGAGAGACGAGTGATGCCTCATTCTTAGAGAAGCTGGAGGACACACTTGGCGGCCATCCCCATTTTGTCACGTATGAGTGAACATTACCaaagtactgtttttttttttgttttttatatccactggcCACTGAACAGTTTGTTTGTAAATCTTTGTGTGTCTTGCAGTCACAAGCTGGCAAATGGCAAAACTCGGAAGGTAATGAGTAGAGAGGAGTTTAGGTTGCTGCACTATGCTGGAGAGGTCAACTACAATGTTGATGGTagcctttcattttttttcccgattatTATTACAGTGCATATGTGGCAACtcataaatgaaaaacaaaagttgatgTCATTTGTTTCATTCATTTAGGTTTCCTTGAGAAGAACAATGACTCACTGAACAGGACCCTGAAAGAAGTAAATGACATTTGTAATTGCTAGAAAGAGGGTTTCCCACTTTGTTCTCATGATGCATTGGTTTTGGTCTATGTTTAGGTCATGTGCCAGTCTGACAACCAGATCATAAGTCAGTGTTTCTCCAGAGAGGAAGTGACGGAGCAGAAACGCCCACACATGGTCtgagtttctctctctctctctctctctgcaaaAATGACATTATCAAGTTTGATATGTATATACAATTCTACCAATTCCTTAcccattgtttatttgtatatttttctccAGGCTGCCACTCACTTTAAAAATAGCCTGCAGAAACTTATGGACATCCTCATGACTAAAGAACCGTCATATGTGCGCTGTATCAAACCGAATGATGCCAAGCAGCCAGGTGAACTTGAATGTCAGatgacacttcattaggtagaCCCGCACAAACCCCTGAGATCAAATGCCCGTTCCCACACTCTATTAAATTTGGTCAAGTTTGTTGATAGTCTTAATTGTAAAGTGGGTTAAAATTCAACCAAAGAAGACATCATGTGAAAAATGAGCTAAACAGATCCACACCAAATGTTAACGAGGTCCTTAGTTCATGCAATCCCACCCTGCAAAGTGTCCTGGACATTGGTTGCTTCATGTCGTCATACTAAATAATAATGATGGAAGTACAATAGGAAGGAACGGCTAGGAGTATAGCCAGGACATTTTGGGGGTGatttattcataaataaaaataaaatatgtaataataataatataaagggaaaaaaatcacagataCCAAAATGTTCCCTTACTGTAGGTATGGGGGTAGCCAGACAGTGACAAGGGGTGACCATGGCCACCCCTGGCCACCATCTAGCTCCACCGCTGTATATTTCTGAGAATATCTACTAAATGCATTCTGGCAAAGTATTTCAAACTTGATGATATGCTCTCCCCCCTGCAGGTCACTTTGATGAAGTTCTTGTCAGACATCAGGTCAGGTACCTTGGCCTGATGGAGAACCTTCGGGTGAGGAGAGCTGGCTTTGCCTACAGACGCAGCTTTGAAGCCTTCCTGCAGAGGTGAGTCACGCTTTATTTGGGCTTCGCGTATCCTCAGCTAGGCCATGTGGTTATGTTATGCGCCCTCAGGTACAAGCCGCTATGTCCGGAGACATGGCCCAGATGGTATGGCAGACTTCATGATGGTGTGGCCACACTGGTCAGCCACCTTGGGTACCAAGAGGAGGAGTACAAACTGGGCAGGCAAAGCATCGTCCATCGACTTtcacaacaacttttattttgatcTGTGACAAACTTGACACTACTGCAGTTTGTAATCTTTCATTCCATGCAGGTCCAAAATATTCATCCGTTTCCCCAAAACTCTCTTTCTGACTGAAGATGCACTACAAGCTAAAAAGCCAGAGATAGGTGAGTAACATTATTACAATGACacacaaattaactcattcactgccattggtggctatagatgtcaaaaattcatttgaaccatttccattagttaactcattcactgccattgatggctatagacaacaaaaattcattttaactatttctattagtttaatatgtttttactagtgaagtcatgtgaataattacaattaaaaaaattattgcctgatgcgatttaaaaaagaaaagaaaatattaaaattaggggcgtcgtgcgattaaaatgtttaattgtaattaatcacaagacttcaccagttaactcacaattaatcacaattttttttatctgttctaaatgtacaattaaaataattctacgttttcatactcttgttaacaaaagtggaaaaaatgttaaagtaatagaaatagttaaaataatttttggacgtctatagccgtcaatggcagtgaatgagttaaattttttccccccacttttgttaacaagagtctgaaaacctagattttttttattgtacatttagaacagatatgaaatttgtgattaatcgtgagttaactagtgaagtcatgcgattaattacgataaaaaaattaataatctttttttttatcgtgtcaggcgattaaaaaaagaagtaattaattaattaattagtgattaatttgtgattaatcgtgagttaactagtgaagtcatgcgattaattacaataaaaaaattaataatcttttttttatcatgtcaggcgatttttttttttaaaaattgtaattaattgcatgacttcaatagttaactcgcgattaattgcaaattttatatctgttctaaatatacaataagaatatttttttctaggttttcatactattgttaacaaaagtggaaaaaatgttatagATAGAAAatatggcagcgaatgagttaaaaaaacaatccaGATAATTTCACCAAGCTCACAAGAAACTTCTTCTTTTGTGTTCCAGCTTTAACTCTGCAGACATCATGGAGAGGCTACAGGGAGCGAGCCAAATACAAACGAATCAGGCATGCAAGTCAGTGCACACTCCGCTTGTTTTAAGCCATGTGACTTATTTTAGTCTCATTATTTCTTTGGATGACTTTGTAGTAATATAAACACATTGTGAATGTGCAGTCATAGTGATTCAATCCGCATGGCGAGGGATGAAAGCACGGCGGAGGGCAAAGAGACGTCGACAGGCTGCTGAGTTGATACGCAGGTGCACAACTGTCTCATTTGATCTTTAGAATCATCTTTAAAAAGATGAGGCGCGCCTATATTTTCAAATGAGCTCTAATACAAAAGCTGAATCAATATTTATAACTTCACCATTGTAATAGTTCCCTAGTTCATTATCATTACTTAAAGTGATTTTAGGACATACTCATTAATAGGTTGTTATTACTTTTGaacatttgtctgtttttttttcttttttcttcagattCATAAAAGGCTTTATCTACCGTCATGAGGACTACTGTCCAGAAAATGCCTATTTCTTGGATCATGTGCGTTACTCCTTCCTCATGAAGCTTAGCAAAAATCTGCCAACCAACGTTTTGGACAAAAGCTGGCTGGCATCTCCTCCCTCCGTCACCGAGGTAAATCTGCAGATGTGTACAGCTATCAGTTACGAATCCACCATTGATTGTCGATCTGTTTTCATCTGCAGGCTTCAGAGCACCTTCGCGCACTCCACATGCGGAACATGGTCATAAAGTATTGCATGAGGATCCAGCCTGAATGGAAGACTCAAGTAAGTTCGTGCGATCAATGAGATTAGACTGAGATCCTGTTTGCAATTGATGAAGATCACGAATGCTGATCCGACATGACTCTTCACTAGATGACACAGAAGGTTGTTGCCAGCGAGATCTTCAAAGATCAGAAAGACAGCTATCCTCAAAGTGTTGGCAGGCTCTTTTTGGACACCAGGATCGGTGCATGTTCATTCACTCTCCTAACAATAATACATTCTAATACAAGAAATATACATTGACTccttcactgttttttttttttttttaatagaacgTGAGCAGATCAATCTCAAGGTTCTCCAGATTCTCGGCAGTGACAAATTGCAGGTGAATTTTTGTGTGGATGTTCGCTCTGTGCTTACATGAGTCCCCACACCCCCATTCATTCATCTAAGCGGACAACTCTGCCCATTTATTTGAATGTGAGAGTGGAAGTTCATTGTTTCATTAATATAGCACCTTTCCCAGACAGGACTCACAATGCTTTTCATAGTTATAGAATACACGTATAAAATACAGAATCACGCCATATTAAACTCTAAAgctaatacaaaacaaatcaaacaaaaatatgataaaaaataatcctcatCAAAATAATAATCGGCTCTAACAGACTCTCAACCCTGAACAGGTTAAGCagaagaaaatggaaggatAAAACACCTCAGAATGAACTGCAACAGTGTGCTACATGCTTGTGCTTCACAGTATGGCGTCCCAGTCACAAAGTATGACAGGAGGGGCTTCAAGCCCCGCTCTCGTCAGCTCCTCCTTTCCAACACCTTCGCCGTGCTGGTGGACAGGACCAAGATCAAGCAGAGGATCGACTACGCAGCCCTCGGAGGTCAGATTGATTATCACGTTGTATCATTTTGAGCATCCAGTCACTGCGCCACAGCCCAAAATTAACCAATTTCACCTAACCGGCCTGAAAAAAGTattctttttgttcatctatttatGTCAGCAATGTTTAGTAataggcagaacaattaaatgctcttccaatAGATGGCAGTAGATTCAACGTGAGATAGACCTAAACTCAGCCCTcgtggatttaaaaataataataattacagatTTAGTAATGTGCTGTCTTATgacttcacttttatttatttattttcaaaattacaaacactcaacCTTCAGTCAGTCGGAGCTAAACTGTTTGACGCAAGTGATCGaatcggccattttggcatCCATTCTGGGTAAACAGAGGGTTGTAGAGCCACAGAAGCACGTCCAGCGTGTTCAGGGGCCTTGAAAAT containing:
- the LOC144035945 gene encoding unconventional myosin-Ic-like isoform X1; amino-acid sequence: MRYQGREVDIEGRVRLVMESTLTARDRVGVQDFVLLENHNSEAAFIENLRRRFNENLIYTYIGSVLVSVNPYKELEIYSKPQMERYRGVSFYEISPHIYALSDNTYRAMRTTWKDQCILISGESGSGKTEASKKILLYYAVTCPTNHHMTTLGDRLLQSNPILEAFGNAKTLRNDNSSRFGKYMDVQFDFKGTPVGGHILNYLLEKSRVVHQNHGERNFHIFYQLLDGGSSELLQMLDLERNPQNYQYLVKGSCSKVSSINDKNNWKVLMNALSVIGFTEEDLQNLLNIIASILHLGNTQFGEGEEGEAHITSEMPIANAAKLLGLEASSLSEALTHKKLTAKGEEMIIPHNFEQAMSARDALAKALYGRSFTWLVEKINQSLALKDDMDHSNKAFPVIGLLDIYGFEVLQRNSFEQFCINYCSEKLQQLFIELTLRSEQEEYTTEGIAWEMVQYFDNKIICDLIEEKHKGIIAILDEECLRPGETSDASFLEKLEDTLGGHPHFVTHKLANGKTRKVMSREEFRLLHYAGEVNYNVDGFLEKNNDSLNRTLKEVMCQSDNQIISQCFSREEVTEQKRPHMAATHFKNSLQKLMDILMTKEPSYVRCIKPNDAKQPGHFDEVLVRHQVRYLGLMENLRVRRAGFAYRRSFEAFLQRYKPLCPETWPRWYGRLHDGVATLVSHLGYQEEEYKLGRSKIFIRFPKTLFLTEDALQAKKPEIALTLQTSWRGYRERAKYKRIRHAIIVIQSAWRGMKARRRAKRRRQAAELIRRFIKGFIYRHEDYCPENAYFLDHVRYSFLMKLSKNLPTNVLDKSWLASPPSVTEASEHLRALHMRNMVIKYCMRIQPEWKTQMTQKVVASEIFKDQKDSYPQSVGRLFLDTRIEREQINLKVLQILGSDKLQYGVPVTKYDRRGFKPRSRQLLLSNTFAVLVDRTKIKQRIDYAALGGISVSSLSDGMVVLHLPTEDNKQKGDVLLHCHHVIELVTKLALMARMLNHVNVKPGSVRFAGARGNEGIIDFVRGSELKVAKGKRGHLLVTAPRINTT
- the LOC144035945 gene encoding unconventional myosin-Ic-like isoform X2 produces the protein MRYQGREVDIEGRVRLVMESTLTARDRVGVQDFVLLENHNSEAAFIENLRRRFNENLIYTYIGSVLVSVNPYKELEIYSKPQMERYRGVSFYEISPHIYALSDNTYRAMRTTWKDQCILISGESGSGKTEASKKILLYYAVTCPTNHHMTTLGDRLLQSNPILEAFGNAKTLRNDNSSRFGKYMDVQFDFKGTPVGGHILNYLLEKSRVVHQNHGERNFHIFYQLLDGGSSELLQMLDLERNPQNYQYLVKGSCSKVSSINDKNNWKVLMNALSVIGFTEEDLQNLLNIIASILHLGNTQFGEGEEGEAHITSEMPIANAAKLLGLEASSLSEALTHKKLTAKGEEMIIPHNFEQAMSARDALAKALYGRSFTWLVEKINQSLALKDDMDHSNKAFPVIGLLDIYGFEVLQRNSFEQFCINYCSEKLQQLFIELTLRSEQEEYTTEGIAWEMVQYFDNKIICDLIEEKHKGIIAILDEECLRPGETSDASFLEKLEDTLGGHPHFVTHKLANGKTRKVMSREEFRLLHYAGEVNYNVDGFLEKNNDSLNRTLKEVMCQSDNQIISQCFSREEVTEQKRPHMAATHFKNSLQKLMDILMTKEPSYVRCIKPNDAKQPGHFDEVLVRHQVRYLGLMENLRVRRAGFAYRRSFEAFLQRYKPLCPETWPRWYGRLHDGVATLVSHLGYQEEEYKLGRSKIFIRFPKTLFLTEDALQAKKPEIALTLQTSWRGYRERAKYKRIRHAIIVIQSAWRGMKARRRAKRRRQAAELIRRFIKGFIYRHEDYCPENAYFLDHVRYSFLMKLSKNLPTNVLDKSWLASPPSVTEASEHLRALHMRNMVIKYCMRIQPEWKTQMTQKVVASEIFKDQKDSYPQSVGRLFLDTRIEREQINLKVLQILGSDKLQVKQKKMEG